The genomic stretch CCATATTTCAGTGATCTGATGATCATGTGGCTTTTGCAGCTACAGCTGTTGTCGGTTCATCGTACTTGATTTTAATTATGGTTTCAAATTAATTTGAAATGGCGGGGAACTTTTTTCTCCATGGCTCAAATGAGGACCCATAGCTAACCTGAACTCCAGGCCTTCTTTTTCCTCAGTAGTAGAATTAATGCATAACGCTTATTCAGATTTTCATTGGGCAAAATCAGCTCTTCTTTTCTCTGTAAACCTTATACCTACTACAAGTACAACTGTAGCTGTTTCTTCTGGTATCAATCAAAATGGTTATTTCACTATTTCTGATAAAAAGTACAAAACTAGAAAATTATTGCTGTTTGTTTCAACTTTTTTGAATTAAACTACTATGCCAGGATGACACTTCTTCTGGGGCCTCCATCATCTGGGAAAAGCACACTTATGCGAGCATTAACTGGGAAGCCTGCTAAGAATCTTAAGGTTGTATGTTTATTCATGTAGCATAATGTAGTTTCTTCTGATTATGCGTGCGTAGCATATGCCACATCACTCAATTTCTGCTACAGGTGTCTGGGAAAATCACCTACTGTGGCCATGAATTTTCTGAGTTCTATCCTGAGAGGACTAGTGCATATGTCAGTCAATATGATCTGCACAATGGAGAAATGACTGTAAGAGAGACAATGGACTTCTCCAGAAGATGTCTAGGCATTGGCGCCAGATACGATATGCTGTCAGAATTAGCTAGACGGGAACGAAATGCTGGCATTAAGCCTGACCCCGAGATTGATGCTTTCATGAAGGCAACTGCAGTTGAAGGAAAGGAGACCAACATTATGACAGATATTATTCTCAAGGTGAGTTCCGGTATTTTTCTGCATGTTAAAATAACATGGTTTAAGCCTTCTTCTGGCTTCAACTTGAATATTTGTTTCTCTTACTAGGCTTTTAGGAAGAGAATCTTTTGAAAATATGTTTTTCTTTATTTAGCCAACCTTTTTTTGTAACAGGAAGTAGGTATGTCAGTATGACAGTTACTCACAAATTGAATCGATAGTTGCCCACTATCTATCTCTGCTGATTGAGTTATAAATCGTCGCAGGTTCTTGGGCTTGACATTTGTGCTGATATTATTGTTGGTGATGAGATGAAAAGAGGCATTTCTGGTGGGCAAAAGAAACGTGTGACAACTGGTATGCCTGCATCATGCCAAATTAATATAAAGAAATGATCTGTAATTTCTCCATGAAACTCTAAAACTATCCAACTACATGTTTAATCATAATCATGAATTGCCACATAACAACCAGTAATTTTCCAATATTACTGGTTTTCTAAGTTCCATGTTTACTGTTCTTTCCTCCAGTGTcagagctagggtttttgccctCTGGGGTCTAGCTACAGATTCAGAACTTTATGGACTCTAATCCTCATATTTTACTTGATCGTTATCTTAATCTATATGCTTAACTAAGAAATCTGACTAAACCTATGCCATTGGTTGACATGCTGACTAAGTCACTGTCTTCCTCTGTTATTTACTGCTAAATAGATTGTTTGTGTGTGATATTGAGCATAAGGAATCCTGATGTTAGCTTTCTTGGACTTCAATAACTGCTATGGTTGTAGGTGAGATGTTAACTGGACCGGCAAAGGCTTTGTTCATGGATGAAATATCTACTGGGCTTGATAGTTCCAGCACATTTCAGATTGTCAAATACATCAGACAGATGGTTCATGTGATGAATAATACAGTGATGATCTCCCTTCTCCAGCCTCCGCCTGAGACCTACAATTTATTTGATGACATCATTTTACTATCAGAAGGTTACGTAGTCTACCATGGGCCGCGGGCTGATATCCTTGAGTTCTTTGAGAGTGCTGGTTTCCGGTGCCCTGAACGGAAAGGAGTGGCAGACTTCCTTCAAGAGGTGACTTCCAGGAAAGATCAACAGCAGTATTGGTGCCACGACCAGGAACATTATCGTTATGTGTCAGTCCCAGAGTTTGTGCAACATTTCAAGACATTTCATGTTGGCCAGAAGCTCCAGAAAGAGTTACAAGTTCCTTATGACAAGTCTAAAACACATCCTGCTGCATTGACTACCAAGAAGTATGGGTTATCTAGCTGGGAGTCTCTCAAGGCAGTCTTGTCCAGAGAATGGTTGCTGATGAGGCGCAACTCCTTCCTCTACATATTCAAGTTTGTTCAATTGTTTATGCTGGCATTCATAACCATGACAGTGTTTTTCAGAACAAAGATGCCCAGTGGAAAGTTTTCTGATAATGGCAAATTTAATGGTGCTTTGGCTTCTTCTTTGATCACAATCATGTTCATTGGAGTTACTGAGATGAACATGACCATAAAAAAGCTACCAGTATTCTATAAACAGAGAGACTACTTGTTCTTTCCAGCATGGACCTATGGACTTGCAACCATACTATTAAAGATTCCCTTTTCATTCCTGGATTCATTTATGTGGACAACTGTTACATATTATGTTATGGGTTTTGCACCTGCTGCTGGAAGGTAGCTGTTCTTATTTTCAGTTCACACACTTTTACACCTTCATAATTGCGCAGCAACAAAACCTTTTACTCTCAAGCAAGCTGGAGTAGGTTAGAGCTGAAACCAACACATGCCACCaaaactaaataaaataaatggtaaaaaagcaaaaaaaggaattagtaatagtaataaTAGTAGTCCGCATAACGATTTTTGTATCAGTTTTTCATGTAACATGTTCCTCTGTATACTGATTTCAGGTTCTTCAGCCAGTTTCTAGCATACTTTTTAACACACCAGATGGCTGTTGCCATGTTTCGGTTGCTAGGTGCAATTTTGAAGACAATGGTTGTGGCCAATACATTTGGCATGTTTTCGCTGCTTATTGTTTTCTTGTTCGGAGGGTTTCTCATCCCCAGACGTAAGTGCCTTCTTCTCAAAAAGATGTCATTGTGGATAATGAACTTTACTCCCCATGGCTGCTAGTTAACTGCAATTATTGTTTGCTATAAACAACATAATGTCCTTGAAGGGCGATTGAAACCTTTTCTTCATTGAGATTTCTTCCTTATGTTCCCTGAATATTGTACTGCGAACTATGAAGTACTAATGTTTCTTACTGTGCCTCTTGATACTTATGTGTACAGAGGACATTAAACCATGGTGGATTTGGGCCTACTGGGTATCTCCCATGATGTACAGTAATAATGCTATATCTATCAATGAATTCCTTGCCACTAGATGGGCCGGTGTAAGTTTCTGTGTACTCTCACAAATTTTTCTCTCTAAATATATCTATCTTTTTTCACTTATATTAGTTTCTAGGTTGTTGACATATCTTGAACTAATATAGCATTTAATTGCAGCTGAACACTGATGCAAACATTAATGCACCAACAATAGGGAAGGCTATTCTGAAATTTAAAGGCTACTTTGGTGGTCAATGGGGGTACTGGCTTTCCATCGGTGCCATGATAGGATTTATTATTCTTTTCAATGTTCTCTTCCTTTGTGCTCTTACATTCTTGAGCCGTaagcttctttcttttttctgcaaTTGTCACTAGTTTGATGCCTAGGTACAGCACTTATGAACTATATCTCCTACAGCTGGTGGCAGTTCAAATGCTGTTATTTCTGATGACGACGACAAAAAGAAGTCAacagatcaagaacaaatgcaCCAGGTTCCCCATGGTAAGAGAGCAGCAAGTGTACCCTTGTGTCTTTTTCGACCCTTATTACTTCTTCCTAGCTTTCTCTCAATATAGCCCATTTGGATTGGGATTTTAAAAGTTTGGAGGAAAAGAAGCATCCATTCTTGATGTTTTGTTTTATATGAAATTCCAATGAGAATGCTACATTTAAAGAAGCCCAAATAATGAAATGGCTTGATTCCTACAACTCGCACTAGGACCTGCAAGCATCATGATTCACGAAGCGTACCTTTTTTGTTTCTATTCATATTTTAATATATTTATCTACATCTATCATCTCATGTCAGGTACGGATGAAGCAGCAAACAGGAGAACCCAGACAGGAATGGTCTTGCCCTTCCAACCACTTTCACTTTCTTTCAACCACATGAACTACTACGTTGACATGCCTGCTGTAAGTTGATCTTCTAAAATGATGTTCCAAGTTTTGACATAATCAGATCAGGAAAATTTGATGAAACACATCATAGTTGGAGCAGAAATTCAAGTTTTGATATAACCAGATCAGGAAAATTTGTTGAAACACATCATTGTTGGAGCAGAAACTTACTTTACCAATTATAATCTTTTTTCTGTTGCCTGGTGCCTCTGAGTTATTGATAATAATCTTTTGAACTAAGCTAGTACTTTTGCTACTTAAATCAGTAACACAATTTGTATTTTAACGTTTAATGCAAAATGCTTTGTAGGCAATGAAAGAACAAGGTTTTACAGAAAGCCGCCTTCAATTGCTATCTGATATTAGTGGTGCATTCAGACCAGGTGTTCTGACTGCACTAGTTGGTGTCAGTGGAGCTGGAAAGACCACTCTAATGGATGTACTGGCAGGAAGAAAGACAAGTGGAACTATTGAGGGAGATATAAAGCTTTCTGGTTACCCTAAGAAACAGGAAACTTTTGCTCGCATCAGTGGCTATTGTGAACAAACTGATATCCATTCACCAAATGTTACTGTGTATGAATCACTCATTTATTCTGCTTGGTTGCGTCTTTCTTCAGAAGTTGATGAGAATACTAGAAAGGTATGCACCTTTTTCCTGTATTGTATGCGCTTATGCCTTGATGCTGCTAGAGAAAAATAATTGCAGTGATTGTAGCTTTTGAGGACCAGTACTAAGATTGCCCATTAACTGACAGCATACTTTCAATCCAAAATTGTATTTTGTGTCAAGAAAGTTGTGTGCTAACTATCACTAAAAATAGTTTGACACATATTATCCAACCCTGACATATCGAATATGCACTTTCAAGATAGTTTGAAGTGAGGTATACCTGAATCTAGACTGGCTTAATCATTTGGTGTTTGTTATGCCGATATACAAATAGAATTAGTTTTATGGTACATCATGAGTTTATATTGCTATTTTCCTTTAAAATGTACTTCAATAGTACATATAGTTACTACGCTATGTTTCTTGTATCGCCTGGTTCTATTCGAATTTGTAAAAGGCCTGCCCCACAGCCATGGTACTAAAGAAAAGGTCGAGTCAATATCTTTGGAGTTGAAAGCATTAGTTCTGATAAATTATTTTCAATGTAGATGTTTGTGGAAGAAGTGATGTCACTAGTTGAGCTTGATATATTGCGTGATGCTCTGGTTGGTCTCCCTGGTGTTAGTGGGTTATCGACTGAACAAAGGAAGAGACTGACCATTGCTGTAGAACTAGTGGCAAACCCTTCAATTATATTCATGGACGAGCCAACTTCTGGCCTTGATGCTCGAGCTGCTGCAATTGTCATGCGTACAGTGAGAAATACAGTTAACACTGGACGGACAGTGGTTTGTACGATCCATCAGCCCAGCATTGATATCTTCGAGGCTTTTGATGAGGTTCTTACATTACTCATATTTTTAAGCTCTAATATCATCTCTTTATTTTTGAATTCTGCAAGAACATACTGAAAAATGGTCACGTCTTTCAGCTTCTGTTGCTGAAGAGAGGAGGGCGAGTCATATATGCTGGCCAGCTTGGTGTTCAATCTCGCATACTAGTTGACTATTTCGAGGTGAATTGTCTTTTATGTTTTATTTCAGTCTAGGGAAACCAAATTCTAACATTCCATATTACTAAATCAGTTAACAGATCAATAGAGGAATTTAGGCAAATACAATTCTACTTGGTAGGTTCAGAAAATAAGAGAAATATGTTCGCgttatataaaaaaaagaggTTGTGATTAATCGCGTGGAACTCCATGTTTTGGTTAGGAATTGCAACATTTCATGTTCAAAACTAACTTCAAATCCTGAAAAGTATTTTGACAATTTGAGGAAAATTATTTTGCATACCAATTCAGGAATTAACTAGTACTAGAATTACTCATATTTGCCTACATTGTACCGTTTTGTATAGAGGTGACCTGATCTTGAGGTGAGACAACAAAAAGGATACTTTTAATCTATGACATTCCCCTGCAGGCAATTCCAGGTGTTCCAAAAATTACAGAAGGATACAATCCAGCAACATGGATGCTGGAAGTCAGCTCTCCTCTAGCTGAGGCTCGCATGAACGTTGATTTTGCTGAAATTTATGCAAATTCTGCTCTTTACCGGTAAATATATGTGCTATGTTATTATATCagcagttttttgtttggtaaatttgttttttctttgatgCTGGTTAAACTTCTGATTGTTTGAATCTTAAACAAACAAAGCAGAAATGTTCTTACTCTTACATTTTATAATGAATATGTTCAGGAGCAATCAAGAACTTATTAAGGAGTTGAGCATTCCACCACCAGGCTACCAGGATCTTTCCTTCCCTTCTAAATATGCCCAAAATTTCCTAAATCAATGTATGGCAAATACATGGAAGCAATTTCGATCTTATTGGAAGAATCCACCCTACAATGCAATGCGCTATCTTATGACACTTCTCTATAGTGTTGTGTTCGGTACAGTCTTTTGGCGCAAGGGAAAGAATGTGTATGATCCTACTCCATCTCATGATATTCACAAATACCATTAATTCTGTTCTAATTGTAATCAATTCATGGGATAGTGTTAGATCGATGACCTTCCATGCAAAGTACTCTTGTTTGATCTGTTTTTGTCTCCTAATATTTGTACAGAGGAACAGAACAGGACCTGCTCAATCTACTTGGAGCCACATATGCTGCTATTTTCTTCCTTGGAGCTGCAAATTTGCTCTCAGCTCTACCTGTTTTTTCTATCGAAAGGACAGTCTTCTACCGTGAAAAGGCTGCTGGGATGTTCTCTCCATTGTCCTATGCATTTGCGCTGGTAAGTTCTAAATACCTTATGTTGTCATGTATTAATTGAAATACGGTGATCCGAACATGCATTAGTCTTTTGTCCAAACAGAATAACCTATTCCCCTATGGATCATGACCAAGAAAGCTTTACACAACCAAACACATCCATTTTCTTTTGTGCAATCGTAGATTACTAGTTACTTTCTCATAGTTTTTTTTACTCCATGCATACACAAATTGTATACTAAAACTTCTCTCTTGAAACTGATTGATGCGTGTAGACTGTCGTGGAGCTTGTCTACAACATTGCTCAGGGTATTCTTTATACTGTCCCTATCTACGCTATGATTGGCTATGACTGGAAGGCAGACAAATTCTTCTACTTCCTGTTCTTTATCACTGCTTGCTTCCTCTACTTCACACTGTTTGGTGCAATGCTGATTGCCTGCACTCCTTCCCAAATGCTCGCAAGTATTCTTGTCTCATTCACTCTCACCAGCTGGAACATCTTCGCGGGATTCCTCATACCCCGACCGGTAGGCATCTCTGTGAGCCCTGGCATCACATTACACCACTCCTCATGGATGCATGGTACCAACCGGCGCCCTGAGCTGCCAATTCAGTTTCTGAAACTATTTCACTCTTGCAGGCGTTGCCTATCTGGTGGCGATGGTACTACTGGTGTGACCCCGTGGCCTGGACCATCTATGGCGTCATCGCGTCGCAGTTTGGCGACATAGGCCGTAGCGTTGAGGTTCCTGGCAACCTCGCCGGCAAAGCAGTTAAGGAAGTTCTGAAAGAAACCCTGGGCATGAAGCACGACTTCGTCGGCTACGTCCTGCTGGCGCACTTCGGCTACATCCtcttgttcctcttcctcttcgctTACGGCACCAAGGCCTTGAACTTCCAGAAACGGTAGATGGTGACCAGTAGAGGATATAGCATGTACTTACTTGATTACCCGTCCTCGTTAAGTGTGGGGTTACGTATTGGATAACATGTAATTACTCAGAGTACTCGACCACAATGTAATTTCCCCCCTCCTTTTTTGAGTGTAGACCTACTTGCCGGATCACAGTTTCAGCaaatctagatttttttttccattttccttctttttttttctttatcgaCGGCCCAAGTCTGTTGCAAAAGTGACCATCCCGACCACATGTTCTCTTAATTAAGACTACCGAAGAAAGCACAAGTTGGGTTCGTAGCGTCCGGGAGAAATTTGAATAAGGTCCCATACTTCATCAAATACCGTACCACTCCATTAATTCATGTTAGAGGAATTTAGCATATATAAGCTCTATAAGGGCCCGTTTGGCACGGTTTTGGCTCGTGCAAAAATAACTTTGGCTCTAGCTCATCTGGAAAAGCAGCTTTTTCTGGCTCTGGCTTATTTTGAAGGaaaatgtttggcaaaacggcttctcctagcttTTTAGATTGGAAAGAAGgtgtcaaatgtccaaaatacccttatatttttctattctctttttctttttttctcctcattttccttttctttttctttctctttccttctccccttcttttcttttcccctcctctctccttatccatCCGCTCCTCCCTCCCGACCTTATCCGCCCCGACCGCCTggccctcctccgcccctccagcgccaccccgccggccccggctccgtcgccgccaaggcgccgccccggcactcctccgcccctccgccgccacagcgCCACCCTGCCGGCCTCGGCTCCTTCCGCCGCCACAGCGCCGCCCcagtcctcctccgcccctcggTCGCCACAGCGCCGCCTTGCCGGCCtcggctccgtccgccgccacggcgccgccccggtcctcctccgcccctccgccaccacggcgccgccccggcactcctccgcccctccgccaccaccggggACAAGGATGGAAAGtgacgaggaggagccggaaTAAGCCACTTTTTTTGGCTTCCGGTGGATGGAGAAACGTAGAGACCGCATTTTGCGGGGCTTCTACTGGCTTTCGCGGGTGAGCCGTTTTGCCTTCTcccgtttggcacggcttcatcaaaagccaTCCTAGAAGCCGCtcgatgagccgtgccaaaggggccCTAAATCATCTCATGGAGGAATTTTTGCACTAAGTCGAACTAAGATATCATCTGAACAAGGAAGGGGCGACTAGGGCCTATTTAGATACGAagttttttattttagaaatgTGACGATTTTATGAAATATTTTGGTTTTGAAAATAACAGCTGTTTGGATGTAACAATTAACAATTCTTTACAGACTTGAAAGCCGCATATAAGCATATTGCTACGACTCTAGTTTGTTGTCAAACTACAACGTCCAATCATGCTCCActttttttataaagaaaagaaaaaaaaaagaaagggaactAAGATCACGTGGCCCATGCGTGTCTCTATCCACGATTCCTTGTCGTCGAGCTCCCATCCCATCTACTCCGAGCGATCACAATTCTTTGTGATCCATTTTCACAAGCGAAGAAAAGGGGAAAGACAAAAAggcacctttttttttaatgaaaggAGGAATCCGATCGCAATTTGCGAGGGCACAAAGCTGCCCTGTAGCATTTCGTGACCCACGACCACGAGTGAGTGCCTGTATTTCCACTCTCGCATCCGCTCCTCCTCCAGAAAAGATCCCCTCCAAATCCGAGGCAGCATCCGGTTACTCTTGTCCCCCACTACCACCGGGGGGACCAAGAAGGCAAGAACCCCCGAATATGGCTTCGCGGCGCCTGCGGATCAGCTCCGTCCACCTCGCCGCCCCCCTGGTGGTTTGGCTTCCCAGTTCCCACCGTGGCATCGCCGAGCAGATGGTAACCACCAAGGGAATCGCTTTCTTTGGATATTTTTGAGGAGCGCGGAGTGTGGAGCTTACGGGAATTTGGCTGCATGTTTCTCTTGCAGACGAGGGGTTAGTCAGCTCAGCTCTGCTCGCCATTTCGTTTCGTCCCGTAGGAACACTTCGTCGAACAGTTGGTGTGCGGCCACCGGAGCAGCAGGAGCGCCAGGCGAAATGGGCGGGCAGAACGGGGTTTCTTGATTCTTGGAGTTGGAGGCCACTGATGTGTCTAGCTTCTCGCGCTCAAGCAGTTCATTGCTCGTCCAGTTGCAATTGCTGAATTCGGAGTCAAGGAACCAACCAAATAGCTCTCTGGGTTTCTGGACGCCAGCTCTGCTCCCCCATTTCATTCTTTGCAGAGTTTAATTGAAGAGGCCCTGTAGAGATCAAAGGTCGTCAGGAACGCGATACTCTCTTCTTGGTTCTCGGAGATGGGCTATTCTCACCTTGCCGCTCTGCTTCTGTGTGCCTGCATGTTCGCCAGTGGAACCACGGCAGGTAACCAGAATGGCACCGGTGTTCCCACAAGGCCGGCTGAGGTGCGCATCGGTGCGCTGTTCACGTTTGACTCGGTTATCGGGAAGGCGGTGAGGCCCGCTATTGAGCTTGCTGTTGCGCATGTCAATGCCGATCCTAGCATACTCCGGGGGACGAAACTGAGTGTTCTTATGCAGGACACTAAATGCAGTGGATTTGTTGGCACCATAGAAGGTCTGACACTCTCTGACCACCCTCCTTCTGCATCTATATTTGTAATTCGATCCTGACTTTATCTTTTCTTTGCGATTTTGTATCAATATCACTATTTAGTTAAGCTTTCTTTGGCCTTGTTAGCAATTAGAGACAGCATAACCAGTGATGCATATTATAGGAATTAACAACTTGCCATTTTTAGTCTACATGTGGAGAAAACAACAAGAACTGATGCCTTAGCTAGGAATTGCAATGGAAACACTATTTGCATCAGTCTGTAACTTTGTTGTTCCTGTATATCAGAAATGAAGCAAAAGTCAGATATTATGGTCAACACCATAGTCGCGTTAGGTATAGATGAAATTAAACATAGACTTCCCAAGTTTCCTGCCATAGGAAGTATGCAGAAAGTCCTAGTAAATTCTTGTTCCTGTGCCAACCATACTTGGTTGAACTTGCCTGTCTTTTATACATACGTAGACAATGGAGAACTTTGTCTATTCTTATTAGATTGAAGTGATAATGTAATTTTACACTTTGGAAGCTCGGAGAGCTtaacaaattttttttcttgtccaGCATTGCAGCTTCTGGCTAAAGATGTAGTCGCTGTATTAGGTCCACAATCCTCAGCTGTTGCTCATGTCATTTGCCATGCTGTCAATGAACTCCATGTCCCTCTTGTCTCTTTCTCAGCCACTGATCCTACCCTTTCTTCCCTTGAATACCCTTATTTTG from Setaria italica strain Yugu1 chromosome II, Setaria_italica_v2.0, whole genome shotgun sequence encodes the following:
- the LOC101765614 gene encoding ABC transporter G family member 43 is translated as MAGEIAPSGSRRGWLSAASISQSLRAGGDPDDPFRRSTASRDDGDDEENLRWAALEKLPTYDRMRRGIIRRALDGEGTKLAAGGEVDLTNLDPRDGRELMERVFKAVEDDNERLLRRFRDRLDLVGIELPQIEVRYEHLSVEADVHVGARALPTLLNSAIDVLEGLISRFGSSNKSTIQILKDVSGIIKPSRMTLLLGPPSSGKSTLMRALTGKPAKNLKVSGKITYCGHEFSEFYPERTSAYVSQYDLHNGEMTVRETMDFSRRCLGIGARYDMLSELARRERNAGIKPDPEIDAFMKATAVEGKETNIMTDIILKVLGLDICADIIVGDEMKRGISGGQKKRVTTGEMLTGPAKALFMDEISTGLDSSSTFQIVKYIRQMVHVMNNTVMISLLQPPPETYNLFDDIILLSEGYVVYHGPRADILEFFESAGFRCPERKGVADFLQEVTSRKDQQQYWCHDQEHYRYVSVPEFVQHFKTFHVGQKLQKELQVPYDKSKTHPAALTTKKYGLSSWESLKAVLSREWLLMRRNSFLYIFKFVQLFMLAFITMTVFFRTKMPSGKFSDNGKFNGALASSLITIMFIGVTEMNMTIKKLPVFYKQRDYLFFPAWTYGLATILLKIPFSFLDSFMWTTVTYYVMGFAPAAGRFFSQFLAYFLTHQMAVAMFRLLGAILKTMVVANTFGMFSLLIVFLFGGFLIPRQDIKPWWIWAYWVSPMMYSNNAISINEFLATRWAGLNTDANINAPTIGKAILKFKGYFGGQWGYWLSIGAMIGFIILFNVLFLCALTFLSPGGSSNAVISDDDDKKKSTDQEQMHQVPHGTDEAANRRTQTGMVLPFQPLSLSFNHMNYYVDMPAAMKEQGFTESRLQLLSDISGAFRPGVLTALVGVSGAGKTTLMDVLAGRKTSGTIEGDIKLSGYPKKQETFARISGYCEQTDIHSPNVTVYESLIYSAWLRLSSEVDENTRKMFVEEVMSLVELDILRDALVGLPGVSGLSTEQRKRLTIAVELVANPSIIFMDEPTSGLDARAAAIVMRTVRNTVNTGRTVVCTIHQPSIDIFEAFDELLLLKRGGRVIYAGQLGVQSRILVDYFEAIPGVPKITEGYNPATWMLEVSSPLAEARMNVDFAEIYANSALYRSNQELIKELSIPPPGYQDLSFPSKYAQNFLNQCMANTWKQFRSYWKNPPYNAMRYLMTLLYSVVFGTVFWRKGKNVGTEQDLLNLLGATYAAIFFLGAANLLSALPVFSIERTVFYREKAAGMFSPLSYAFALTVVELVYNIAQGILYTVPIYAMIGYDWKADKFFYFLFFITACFLYFTLFGAMLIACTPSQMLASILVSFTLTSWNIFAGFLIPRPALPIWWRWYYWCDPVAWTIYGVIASQFGDIGRSVEVPGNLAGKAVKEVLKETLGMKHDFVGYVLLAHFGYILLFLFLFAYGTKALNFQKR